DNA sequence from the Xenopus tropicalis strain Nigerian chromosome 4, UCB_Xtro_10.0, whole genome shotgun sequence genome:
GCCTGAAATCTTGGAGCAGTTTAAGCTTTAATTTTGAATTTGTTGTTTATTATTCTTATCCTGCAAACAGGtacaaaaaaagaacattttgccaAGATCGCCTGGAAGAATCACAAGCATTCTGTAAACAACCCGTAAGTGTAAGATTGTGGTGCTTTAAAGTGTGTGTTGGCAAGAAGGTATTTTGTAATATTGGGCATGAGCTGTAATGTCCAGCCTACAGCCATCCAACTGAAATAAAACTCATACAGTACCTTGGCACAAAGTTTCACATGCTTCACAAAGATAATGTCCCATAAAGGTTTGAGGAAGCACAAAGATCTcaaactgcaagaaaaaaaactattctgtAAGAATTGTTATGCACCTGCTACAATTTATTGGAACGTGCGTAGCCAGGGTGTACAGCTTGAAGTAGCAGAATGGGCAGTTGAAATTCAGGAAGTCCTGGAGGACCACAGAATGGACATCCGTGATAGGGATAAATACAACTAAGCTACATAAGAGAGAATTTTCTGAAGGAGCAACAGACAAGGTGGTATTTACAATATAGGCATCTAAGGGCACATACCTAAGTCAGCAACTTTAGGGGGTGGTAACTATATGCCTATATGGCAAAGTACACAGGAAAAGGACTAGCATGTTACAAATGCTTGTGTGCAAATCCAGCAACTAGGACATCACTTTTGGCTATActgtggaactacaactctctactacTAAACATTCTAGCATAAATGATTGAGCTACGGATGTATAAGTGCATCTAGAATTGATTTTCTTCTGAGATAGAGCATGTCATTTTTGCTTTAGGGTTTAGTGTAAGCTTCAGTGCCCTTTAATGCTTTAAAGATGTTGTCCACCTTTTCTCACTGCTACCTACAAAATGATAGATTATGTTCCCCTGAGTATGGTAATATGTGCTATGCAAACGCTGTGTATCTTACTGTAAAAGCTGCAGTTCACACAGATGAATCAAAGAAAGTTTTCAGGGAGGGGGAGCGTTTCTTCTCTCTGCAGTGTGAGACACATGGGAGCTTCccctcttgctcccccctccctacctGAACATTTATAGCAGGAGACAGCAGCAGGGATCATGTTAAGTGCCTGtaactttagcagccaatcagagaagAGGCAGGAAGAAAAAAGACAGCAAGCAGGCATGCGCAGTAGCTTTAgaagctcctactgccagtactCAGTGTGACACAGAGCTTCAacatgcagggccggatttctctccggtgcgccccgaggccgccactgtgggagtcccccatgcgcatgcgcgaacgcgcccccactgcgcatgcgcaaagcgccagctccccattgcacatgcgcgaacgctctttttaactcccatacggagcagtggggagaggtcccgactgctccgtatgggagcaaaattaaaaaatgttcttgcggcggggcggcatgccgcccctaaacttctgccgccctaggcccgggcctttgtggcctctccacaaatccgggcctgtcaacATGCTGACACAAGCTTGTGCAAATAGGGGTCGGCGACCCCCTACCCTGGTGCCTCCACTGCCATATACAGAAACGCTatctaattttctctaaaactgtagacattttcttaaagaaatacattacatattttattaaaatgacctaatctgctaaaatagcttcatttatgtgaaagtgaaccacccctttaagcaaaaaaaatgccCTTAAGGTTGTGATGTCTTTGGATTCAAGCAAGCCCTCTAATCATTTTTCAGGCTTTAGACATGCAGCTCTTAAATTATAAACTGGTGCCAGAGCTAAActaaatttacatttaaattaacaacaaaacatatattcttttttcccataaatagGCAAACCATATTGCAACACATGAACAGAAAATGTGCTGAATATTGGCTTTTATACTTATaaggcactcaatagtaagaaatccatgtctggcttgggactcttcctagagtaggagaaacaataggttatctgaaagcagttctaatgtgtagcgctggctccttctgaaagctgtgTATTGCTTCTCTTTGACGTTAATCTTAACTTTTCTGTGTTGTCTCTTCAGGCTGTCACAGTTTCGAGATGAATACAGCTTAGATGAAGTGATGAAGTCAAGAAAAATCTATGACTTCCTAACCATCCTTCAGTGCTGGTACATAGTAATGACCTAGAAATGCAAAACAGTTTCTTACAATAAACTAGACATATGCATACATTTTGCTAAATGAGTGATCTTGTCTTGATTTGGCCATTTATGTGCTGGATCAAGGTTCATCAGGTCAATCCCTATCCACTCATTTGGCTGAGCCAACAATTAGATAATAACAGGTAGCTTTGCAGACCTGTTGTGAGAATATCACATTGGTGAGCTGACCTGTCTCAGTGAGAGGCAGACAGCAGCATAGATTGGcccatttatggccagcttaaattgtTAAGTCTCTGCAACCTAATCTTTTGCCTGCATATgattataaatatttgttttaactATGAAAGCACATATAATTTCCTAAAATGACTGATGTATGTTAAAatatctacagtggaggaaaagATCAATATGTATACTAGTAAACATAGATCTGTAGTATTATGTAAGTACTGCTATAAATGCCAACAGTACTAGTTAGTACATACAATAAACATGTCACTCTTGCTCACAAAATAATATCATTAGCTATATGACCTAGGATAAGGGTTCAATGCAGCTATAAACAGAATTCACATTTTCCATCAAGCCATCAGCATGACTATTTTTATTAATAACCCTATATTATTTAACTCTCATTATTTACAGCCCAACTTCTGATGGAGCAGCTGCAGCTGTCATAGTAAGTGAGGACTTTGTGCACAGACATGGGCTACAAGGCAAAGCAGTTCAGATCCTCGCACAAGAGATGGTGACGGACACCCCAAGTACATTTCAGGAAAACAGCTGCATTAAGATGGTGAGGATGATGAGACATCTCTTAAACATTGTGTAAAATGTCTGAGCtgcagtggtgcttgaaagttttgAATCCTTTGCACAATTTACTTATTTTTCCACatacagatatgttattggatcatttcttttcaataaatacaatataataatttttgtattatttgtttaaCTAGGGTTTCTTCATCTACATATAGAAGATGATGTTTTTtggtcacatttatataaaaatatagaaaatgttaaaGGGTTTACAAACTTTCGAGAACCACTACATATATAGATGTATAAGAACTGTATTACTACAACTCCTAACAAGTCATGTTCTCTGCTTTTTCCTTTTGGACTGGGAAGCCCTAGGATCATTATTATCCCATTCATTAAGTCTTTTCTGTCTCTTGGTTTGTCAGCAAGTTGGTTGTGGCCCTGTCCATTTGGTCAATTCTCTCACATGTTGCAGGTTGGATATGACATGACCAAGACTGCTGCTGATAAATGCTATGAAAAAGCTGGTGTGAGGCCAGAAGATGTGGATGTGATTGAACTGCATGACTGCTTCTCTGCTAATGAGCTTATCACATATGAGGCATTGAGTCTGTGTCCTCCAGGTACTTGAGTAGGGTGGGGTTTTAATAAAGGCAGGCATGTGTGGCCAACTGTTTTATATACTTCAGAGTGAGCTAGATTGATGTTTCCAAAATACTGTCTTCCtctgtcatttattaaaattctcTAAAGTTTACTTTTTCTAAATATCTTCTGCTTAAATCTTGGTAACTGCTCTGTAGGAGGTGCTGGATATCTCATTGACAAAGGAGATAATACCTATGGAGGCCGCTGGGTTATCAATCCCAGTGGAGGCTTAATATCCAAAGGACACCCATTGGGAGCAACAGgtcagtggtaaaaaaaaaaaaaaaatgaaccattCTTTttacctctaaaggtggccatacacaagccgatttcagcagccgatatcggtcctttagactgatgtgtctgtgtatgggcaccacagaTGGCTCTTCCCGaatgacatctggcctgaaattgggcagatttgattcaTACCTTGGATCGGGGTCCACATTATGCTCGCTgttttaattcaattgtttggaaTAGGGCCAAATTATCatattagcccaatattgcccacccgtaggtgggcatatctggagaagatctggGTGCTTGCTGACCtcgtcaaatgagcagatcttagagtgtatggccacctttgagGAGCCAGTGTAAACGTATAAAAATTGTTCTTGTTAATTAGTGTATAATGGAGAATTTCTCTGGTTAAAGCAAGTTCTGGGCCTCAATTTTATCAGTAGTTTATTACCCCGGCATTATGATAGAGTTCCTGGTACAGCCAGGATGACTTTACACCCACTGCCTTGAACTTCACACAGATCTATCGTTGTCCTTTGACACACATCAGATACAGTGAGCATTTACTATCAGAAATAAGAATAACAACAAGGccctttttttaacaaaacctGTAGCAACCAGACAGTAATTATTTTCTAAGTACACAACACTTAGAAATTGCAGAGTACTCTTAAAGATTTAACCCCTTGGAAGTGGCTACATATTAAGTATGTCATAGGAGCTGTTTTCTAAGACTTTCACATTTTGACTTGTTTGTTTTTACTAGCTGTGGTTTAAGTATTTTTGTTATTGGTAACtgcttcaaactttttttttttttacaattatttttattgaatCAAATTTTTCATCAAGAAATACATGAACTTCAGTGGTATAAAAGTTTGTCGCCCAGTCAGTAACAATTCACATACATTTCCAAGTTACGGGGGAGGAATACTGGTTCAGGAATTCAACAATtgtatcaaaatgtatttatgccACTCAGTGATTGTAAAAATACAGACTTTAAACGTGCATGTATCCATCCAGAAAAAAGAAAGCATAAAAGTATGGCACgagaaaaaaggaaatgaaaATTAATGTCATCCACCAGATGTACAATAAGCAATCGGATAGTAAAGCTTGCTAGCCTCTATATTTGGGTAGCCATTCTCCCCAGACAGTTTCAAATTTAGTCAGGCACCCCTTTTGTTGATACATTAAATTGGAATAAGGTGTAAGGAATATCATTGTTTACCATTGTAACCCATTGTTCCTTTGTGGGGCGACTGTTACTTTCTTTCATGAATTTTCATACATATTAACAAGACTTATTTGGCAAGGAAAATAGagtgaaaaaaaagatttaagaATAATTGGAATTCGCATACTGTTAATTTATAGTTTGTAAAGGTTTATATGATCCAGCATATAGCACAAGTAACAAGCTTTTATGTACAAAGAGTCTTAGAGTTATATTTGTTTAAATCTGCACACAATCCATGCTAACTGCCAGAAGCAGTCACACTGTGCTTAGTTATAAGTGCTTGGCAAATTTGTATCTGGATCATAAGGCAACAACGTGTTTTTTAATAATTAGGAATAAAGCATAAGGTGCCCCTTCAGAGGGACATGGGGACATCTGTTATTAAGCCAGTCACCTGGCACTTATCGGCCCAGGCAGCAAGGTTCAGCGTGCAACACTTGTTGCATATGACGCAGGATCATAAATGTCATGCTTCTTTGTAGTGCCTTGTAAGCATGTTCcttgtattgttttgtttctttaataaaagtggttatTTCCTTCAATAAACTTGAAGcatttgttttgctttcttttaAACCTCCCAAATCAACAATTTATTAGTGTATCTGTTTTGAAAGCCATATTTGAAGTTCTGATCATTCTGCTGTTCTCTCAGCTTGTTGTAAGTGAGGAGTTACGTATGTGGAAATGTGATCTCTTCCTGCCTGGAGCTCTATTGTAGTTTGAGATtccactacccccccccccccctccactcccctttttacacaTGAGGTGTTTGGTGTCAGGCTGCAGTTAAGCCTTTCTGTGGAATTGCTGTGTGGAACACAAATCTCCTGCATTAAAACGACATAGGAGTCTCTTCTTCCTTTTGTAGGCAGTAAAGGGTTAAGGCTGCAGTTCTCCTGTTTCGAAAGCAGAGTGTGATAAAGAGCCGGAAGCAGAGTGTTTAATCCTTCTCTCTCTCACTTCCCAGGTCTAGCTCAGTGTGCAGAGCTCTGCTGGCAGCTCAGAGGTCAGGCAGGCCGAAGACAGGTTCCGGGGGCTAAGATTGCGCTGCAGCACAATATTGGCCTTGGGGGAGCAGTAGTAGTCTCTATCTATAAGATGGGTTTTCCAGATTCTGCAGCCAAGTAAGTGTTACTGCTTGATTCAAAGGCCTATGACTGTTTAATGTGACTACTTCCATCATGTTTCTACTCATATGTACAGTGTTCATGTCTTCAATTGTTCCTTCTAAAGTGTTTTTGTGTGGCTAATGTGTTTAAATAGCTTTAATTATGAATGTatttgtgagtgtgtgtgtgtataatgtgagtattataaacaatatttataaatagtatGGGGAGAGATGCATGAGGCCTGGTAAATTAAGTACTACTTTCGTGTGTGTCCTTTAGCTGTACAggcattttctttttatctttgtCCTCTGAAGCGTGTATATATGCCTGTAGGTTTATAAATGTGTGGGTGTGTGCAAGCAGTTCTGAGCATATCAGAAAACTGGGCAATTTTGATTTAATCATGCACTCATCTGTTTGTGAATGTAGATTTTGGTGGTTTATGTTATGTGACTAGGTAAAATGTTCtgtattttagttttaaaaagatttcTGTGTTTTATTATCTTAGTTTTATGGTTATGTACAGGCACGTTTAACTTTTTTTCAGACAAGTGGATAACTGCAGAGGGTATgagcgatctttcctgcaaccaacagtcacaggaaagatcgtaattggtacatgtatagccaccttaaaagTAGAACTTAATCTGCATATAAATATTGAACAATAAAGTGCCACTGCCCCCCCACAACTGTTTTGCAATAATAATCTACATTTACTTCCTCAGATCTTCTCAGATTCACATGGTTCCAACCAGTGCTGAAGAAGGGTTCAAAGCGCAATTTGTGTTCAAAGAGATTGAGAAAAAGCTTGAAGAGGTCACTAAACAACTTTCTtttcttatgttttatttttactgatacaggtataggacccattatccagaatgctcgggaccaagggtattccggataaggggtctttccgtaatttggatctccatacaataagtcgactaaaaaatcaataaaacattaattaaacccaataggattgttttgcatccaataaggattatttatatcttagttgggatcaattacaaggtactgttttaatactgcagagaaaaaggaaatcagttttaaaatttttaattatttgattaaaatggagtctatgggagacaggctttctgtaattcggagctttccggataagggatcctatacctgtggtAATATTTGTGTCTTCTttgccctttaatacagtttaaaATTTGCTTTACACCCTTAGAATGATTTTCAGAATTTTCCAAGCATTCAGTAAGGAGTTACTCAACCTTGTGATAATTTTGACAGTGCAACACAAGTAACTGATGCAGCAGTGCAAGGGTTAGCAGCAATGTGCCCACCGCCTTACAAATATTCAGGTAGAACAAAGATCAACCTTCTAATCAGTGAACAATTTCAGATAAGCTTTTTAGGTGAAAAGCTGTTCATAGTTCATTTTCTTCTAGCACTACTGTCACCAACAAATAAGGTCATCTATAATAACGTTTATCAATATGTTGCCTTTCTATCCCTCATTGGTATCTGAATTCCTGCAATGTTAAATGCAAATCAAATGGTGCTATAGTTGCTTTAATTTGGactcttaaaaaataaataactataagAGTATGCGTGCAGAATGCTACAAGTATTTTCATAATGATAACAATCTACCTGTTCACAACTATGTCATACAGTATTAGAATGTTGTGCTTCCACAAGAATGTACATTTACAAAGGCAAAATTAAGGCTACATGAATGAATACACAAGAGATAATCCACTTTATGGACATCCTTTTTACAGgacccccagcatcctgctgacTTAAGTTGGTGCCCCTGTTGCAAAGGTCTACATACCTTGCTTGAACATTGTTTAGTGTGTTTATAGGTCTCCTTTGCAAATCTGAATTCAACATGCTAAGTGCAACAAAATGCCAAAATCGGCTATTTTACttgtgcactttgcatgctgcgttCTGCTGTCTGCTTTTAGTTGTGGAGTGCAGAGATTTGCCGTATGGCCTTTGGATCCAGAACTGACTGTGGTAGTCCTGGTGCTACTCTCTGAACTGAGCACCAGATTTTTCATCCAGCACTCAGTGTAGAATGCAGCACACTAAGGGGTGCGCtcatgtgccccttagtgctcttgcacttgcaccccaaAAATTACCCCTTTTTTCACCTTACACTAAGCAAACTAACACAAAGTTGATAACTCATAGCATTCACTATTTGTTACCTGCAGGAAGGGGAACAATTTGTAAAAAAGATTGGAGGGATCTTTGCCTTCAAAGTGAAAGATGGTCCTGGTGGAAAGGAAGCAACCTGGGTAGTTGATGTTAAAAATGGAAAAGGCTGTGTCGATGTCAACTCTGGTAAGTGTGTCTTAGGGGCTATACCAGGTAAAGTGGtcatctgcactcacccatattaaatatcaaaatatatcatataaatgacagtatacccccttttaaTCAAtataagttcaatgaatagggcttgtgctgaacttaATTATTGCCTGTTTTAATAACAAAATGTAAGATaaataattagattcccagtagACAGATAATCCCTCTGCATAATGGACCTCTGCTAACCAAAACAGAATAGGGGGATGAAGAGAGGGAATTGCAAACttgtaagtaattatttttgcaaaaaataaaaaaagtatattttttcatgattaaaacaatagataAAATGTATGCTCAGCACAAAGTgtattcattaaactcatgtcgtacaaggggtatactgcccctttaaggataTTACATATTTTTGCATTAGCCTGAAATTAAATCCTCTCCCTTTTAAACAAAGCAGGCGTTGTTTTCCTCACAATATATTTAAGATAGCTGTCTTTTATAGTTGCCCCTTACAACTGTACAGTCcaatgttggactgggatgccaggggctcaccagaaaaccttagaccattgGCCCAGTTTGCAAATGATTTTATCTCCTCACTcaattttttattctcttttctttACACTCACACTGGCCAGTCTTATACTCACTTttttctgattcattaagaattctaaaaTTTCATTGTGCAttattatataagttatataagttTTACTTGCAACTTCATTTTCCTTGTCagaaatggttgccctttttaaaCTGAACTCCATACTGATTACTTGACTGAAACTGTGAATAATGGAAACTACAAGAAGAAGCTGCCCATTGGCTTTTGTatacagggccgctgctggccaaatgggtgccctaagcagaaatttactaaaaataaaatactttactgagttatttcacaggttttagcagaagtactgaaacaactttttacagtactgtaaaacattttgcatttaatgcatgtgtttgctaaaagtttgaatatcactataaattaataagatgtggaaaagaatactgtacagtactgtattgttccatctaaaacaaaaatctgtactcttttaacAAAAATCCGCCCCCTGTACAGTCGTTCCCCAACTCTCGCGATATTTTGTAAGCTCCTGGataggtgcgcatgcgcagtatgaaatatgaggcaatagtggtgacgctgaccttcctaagatggagcctgtgatcgcaagacatgggggaaactttaattcctaaagtaagctgtattttcaCCTTAAAACGAcgcgatttgctagggagaggcatgacaaaaacagtgtaaaattcaggaaattcatatgtaaaatccgggaatagagcccataggaaggcattaaaattggtgggaccacaaaaaacgatgtaaaaagcgggaaaacgtaaaatccggggacgtaaattcggggttctactgtatgtacctgagccagcagctgtATTAtttccccatgtacctgtgccagcagaaatattattgccccatgtacctgtgccagcagaaatattattgccccatgttcctgtgccagcagctatattattgccccatgtacctgtgccagcagccatattattgccccgtgtacctgtgccagcagccatattgccccgtgtacctgtgccagcagccatattgccccatgtacctgtgcaaggAGCCATCATATTGCCTCCCATCTgtccctgtggcagcagcagccaacactgtatattacccaatttggccccagtttgtacctatgccagcaggcagcaacagcagccaaaaaatcaagCAACCACCAGAACTCCCAGTtttcctttgaaataaatatttaaaaacatataccccactgatgccttttattttattgttctttattttcattattgaaacatagcagtagctgctgcatttcccaccataggcttatactcaagtcaatacgattttccagttttcttaagaaaaaattaggtaccttgacttatattcggatcggcttatacttgagtatatacagtaactatgtCACCCATATTAGTCTATTTTATTTACTACATATTGTTCAAACAGAACTGTGCACCAAATAGGCCTTTTCCTAGAAGCTTTTTACACAAAATGTCTTTAATATATCAATAGGGGTGGGTGAATGACTCGTGTTGCCACATTTT
Encoded proteins:
- the scp2 gene encoding non-specific lipid-transfer protein codes for the protein MAPAGRNVYVVGVGMTKFMKPRDELDYPDMAKEAGQQALADSGIPYSCVEQACVGYVYGDSTCGQRAIYHSLGLTGIPIINVNNNCSTGSTALFMARQLVQGGLADCVLALGFEKMERGSLQSKFTDRVNPMDKHLEVMINKYGLAAAPVAPQMFGGAGIEHMEKYGTKKEHFAKIAWKNHKHSVNNPLSQFRDEYSLDEVMKSRKIYDFLTILQCCPTSDGAAAAVIVSEDFVHRHGLQGKAVQILAQEMVTDTPSTFQENSCIKMVGYDMTKTAADKCYEKAGVRPEDVDVIELHDCFSANELITYEALSLCPPGGAGYLIDKGDNTYGGRWVINPSGGLISKGHPLGATGLAQCAELCWQLRGQAGRRQVPGAKIALQHNIGLGGAVVVSIYKMGFPDSAAKSSQIHMVPTSAEEGFKAQFVFKEIEKKLEEEGEQFVKKIGGIFAFKVKDGPGGKEATWVVDVKNGKGCVDVNSDKKADCTITMADADLLALMTGKMNPQTAFFQGKLKITGNMGMAMKLQSLQLQPVKAKL